Proteins encoded in a region of the Paenibacillus pedocola genome:
- a CDS encoding PadR family transcriptional regulator, whose protein sequence is MSMKLVILGLLQEKDMHPYEITLIMKERMYDQMMKLQMGSLYYAVDKLAADDYIEAVETIRSNDRPDKTIYRITDKGKALFEQLILQQIKKVDLVFHPLYMALALSRYINQDKVEKVLEERIREIEHQVNYAYQVYEDHISVVPRSALHLMYGRYEHSLTELNWLKRLYQDVAARKLNDFGTPLSL, encoded by the coding sequence ATGTCCATGAAACTGGTGATCCTCGGTCTGCTTCAGGAGAAGGATATGCATCCTTATGAGATCACACTCATTATGAAGGAACGGATGTATGATCAGATGATGAAGCTGCAGATGGGCTCCCTCTACTATGCTGTCGACAAGCTGGCTGCAGATGATTATATTGAAGCTGTAGAGACGATCCGCAGCAATGACCGGCCGGACAAGACGATTTACCGGATTACCGATAAGGGTAAGGCCTTGTTCGAGCAGCTTATTCTGCAGCAGATTAAGAAAGTCGATCTGGTCTTTCATCCCCTCTATATGGCCCTGGCCCTCTCACGCTATATCAATCAGGATAAAGTCGAGAAGGTACTGGAGGAACGGATCCGGGAGATTGAACATCAGGTCAACTATGCCTACCAGGTGTACGAAGACCATATTTCTGTCGTCCCCCGTTCGGCGCTTCATCTGATGTACGGCAGATATGAGCACAGTCTTACTGAACTGAATTGGCTGAAACGTCTCTACCAGGATGTTGCGGCACGCAAATTGAACGACTTCGGAACCCCGCTGTCGTTATAG
- a CDS encoding MDR family MFS transporter — protein MHTKESNLKLVVVGLLLGILMSAMDNTIVASAMGTIVSELGGLDKIVWVTSAYMVMVMAGTPIFGKLSDMYGRKRFFIFGLIVFLAGSALCGTATSITQLSIYRAIQGIGGGALMPIAFTIVFDIYPPQKRGKLTGLFGAVFGISSVIGPLLGAYITDYLSWQWVFYINLPIGIVAFVLITMFYKESVSHAKQRIDWGGAFTLVGSIICLMFALELGGNQYAWDSAAILGLFAGFAVLLIAFIFIERYASEPVISFAMFGKRLFATSSVIGLFYGSTFIVATVYIPIFVQGVYGGSATNSGLILMPMMIGTVLGSQTGGLLTTKTSFRNIMILSAVCFLAGVFCLSTLSPDTSRLMLNIFMALTGFGVGFSFSVLSMSSIHHFDMRQRGSATSTSTFMRSLGMTLGITIFGIIQRNGFTNSLSDAFGGSAEAASFGDSRAALTPEARANIPAAVLDKITGALSDSISHTFMWALIPAVLGVVFVFLMPKDRLTVQPKAAQPSTERG, from the coding sequence ATGCATACTAAAGAAAGCAATCTTAAACTCGTAGTTGTCGGCCTGCTGCTTGGTATTCTAATGTCCGCTATGGACAATACCATTGTAGCTTCAGCTATGGGCACCATTGTATCCGAGCTTGGCGGACTCGACAAAATCGTTTGGGTCACCTCCGCTTATATGGTCATGGTTATGGCCGGGACACCAATCTTCGGTAAACTGTCCGATATGTACGGACGCAAACGGTTCTTCATTTTTGGCCTTATTGTCTTCCTGGCGGGTTCCGCCCTGTGCGGAACGGCAACCAGCATTACACAGCTCAGCATCTACCGGGCCATCCAGGGCATAGGCGGCGGGGCACTGATGCCGATTGCCTTCACCATTGTCTTCGATATCTATCCGCCGCAAAAAAGAGGCAAGCTGACCGGTCTCTTCGGCGCCGTCTTCGGTATTTCGAGCGTCATCGGCCCGCTTCTCGGTGCGTATATCACCGACTACTTAAGCTGGCAGTGGGTATTCTATATCAACCTGCCCATCGGCATTGTGGCCTTTGTTCTGATTACAATGTTCTATAAAGAATCCGTCTCTCATGCCAAACAGCGCATTGACTGGGGCGGAGCCTTTACGCTAGTCGGCTCCATTATCTGCCTGATGTTCGCACTGGAGCTGGGCGGCAATCAATATGCCTGGGATTCCGCGGCTATCCTCGGCTTATTTGCCGGCTTTGCGGTCCTGCTGATTGCTTTCATCTTCATCGAGCGATACGCTTCCGAACCGGTCATCTCCTTCGCCATGTTCGGTAAACGCCTTTTCGCAACGAGCAGTGTAATCGGCTTGTTCTACGGCTCGACCTTTATCGTGGCAACTGTATATATCCCTATCTTTGTACAGGGTGTATACGGCGGTTCGGCTACCAATTCAGGGCTGATTCTGATGCCGATGATGATCGGGACCGTCCTCGGAAGCCAAACCGGAGGACTGCTCACCACCAAAACCAGCTTCCGCAATATTATGATTCTGTCGGCAGTCTGCTTCCTGGCAGGCGTCTTCTGCTTAAGCACCCTGTCACCTGACACTTCCAGGCTGATGCTAAATATCTTCATGGCGCTGACCGGATTTGGTGTGGGCTTCTCCTTCTCCGTGCTCAGCATGTCCTCCATTCATCATTTTGATATGCGCCAGCGCGGATCAGCTACTTCCACCAGCACCTTCATGCGCTCGCTCGGCATGACGCTTGGAATTACGATCTTCGGAATTATCCAGCGCAACGGCTTTACGAACAGTCTTAGTGATGCCTTTGGCGGCAGCGCAGAGGCCGCTTCGTTTGGCGATTCGCGCGCAGCTCTGACGCCGGAGGCAAGAGCCAACATTCCGGCTGCCGTACTGGATAAGATTACAGGGGCACTATCCGATTCCATCTCTCATACCTTTATGTGGGCGCTGATTCCTGCGGTGCTGGGAGTAGTCTTTGTATTCCTGATGCCGAAAGACCGCCTTACAGTTCAGCCCAAGGCTGCTCAGCCCTCCACTGAACGCGGGTAA
- a CDS encoding bifunctional diguanylate cyclase/phosphohydrolase — MSKLKSLAATLDSGHMYALSICLIGMSLFSYTNRFEFIHYETSTWVWIYAMTGACLILNFFMIQLPPEGNELSMDSSVYLACIFTFGTGFSLTVLLMNCLFFAIIDRNTSWWKHLTNFSIYCIMITVSAALFQYLGGNPGALVNTKLFTYLIVLTVYFAANTLLVGLYYYILYRGTLFETIKDIIKDSVFVFLCTLALSLVLTVLVYHNQILGLMLFMCLSVLLSQSFKKLFAMYRSIEDRANTDQRTGLYNHSYFEEVLEQEIQKSRSSGAPLSLAMIDLDDFKKYNDHFGHLQGDKLISFVGEMLKTESQKSGTVAARYGGEEFTLLMPGYDSLQARDYIDQLRKKLNNSSFDGVEIFPLGCLAFSAGIAACSLDIHDKSQLVDQADQALYYSKRQGKNTVHTYGMHSPLEQELDFSQDVRDIEQQLNLFMYKDMETFRHSKRVFRYAMDISELLDIDSISKRNFTLGALIHDIGKLEIPWNILNKKDKLAPEEWEMVKWHVTWGKKMALTNDKFKELAPYIELHHERYDGKGYPYGFKGEEIPRLCRMLTIIDSFDAMTTERPYQPTKSFEEAIIELRACAGSQFDPELTEFFIEYIETREHRTGDTAV; from the coding sequence ATGTCTAAACTCAAATCTCTTGCTGCAACATTGGATTCAGGCCACATGTATGCACTGTCCATATGCCTGATTGGTATGAGTCTCTTTTCTTATACCAACCGTTTTGAGTTTATCCATTACGAAACATCTACCTGGGTATGGATCTATGCAATGACTGGCGCCTGCCTTATTCTCAACTTTTTCATGATACAGCTCCCGCCGGAAGGCAACGAGCTATCGATGGACTCTTCGGTATATTTAGCCTGCATTTTCACATTTGGGACAGGCTTTTCACTGACCGTACTACTAATGAATTGTTTGTTCTTTGCCATCATTGACCGCAATACGAGCTGGTGGAAGCATCTTACCAACTTCTCCATATACTGCATTATGATTACTGTATCAGCCGCTTTGTTCCAATACCTCGGAGGAAATCCTGGTGCACTGGTTAACACTAAGTTATTCACCTATCTCATTGTATTGACAGTTTATTTCGCTGCTAATACCCTGCTGGTCGGCTTGTACTATTATATTTTATACAGAGGTACTCTTTTCGAGACGATCAAAGATATTATCAAGGATTCAGTGTTTGTCTTTCTGTGCACTTTAGCGCTTTCCCTGGTATTGACCGTGCTGGTCTATCATAATCAGATCCTCGGCTTGATGCTCTTTATGTGCCTTTCTGTGCTGCTCTCCCAATCTTTCAAGAAACTGTTCGCCATGTACCGCAGCATTGAAGACCGGGCTAATACGGACCAGCGAACCGGACTATATAATCACAGCTACTTTGAGGAAGTATTGGAGCAGGAAATTCAGAAATCAAGGTCCTCCGGTGCGCCGTTGTCGCTTGCGATGATTGACCTTGACGACTTCAAGAAATATAACGATCATTTCGGCCATCTTCAAGGGGACAAGCTGATCTCCTTCGTCGGAGAAATGCTCAAAACCGAGTCCCAGAAATCAGGAACTGTTGCCGCACGATACGGAGGCGAAGAGTTCACCCTGCTGATGCCCGGATATGACAGCCTGCAAGCCCGGGATTATATTGACCAGCTGCGCAAAAAACTCAACAACAGCAGCTTCGACGGCGTTGAAATTTTCCCGCTCGGCTGTCTCGCATTTTCAGCCGGCATTGCGGCCTGCAGCCTCGACATCCATGATAAATCACAGCTTGTCGATCAAGCCGATCAGGCCCTCTATTATTCCAAACGCCAAGGGAAAAATACTGTGCATACCTACGGGATGCATTCACCGCTGGAGCAGGAGCTTGATTTCAGCCAGGATGTGCGCGATATCGAGCAGCAGCTGAATTTGTTCATGTATAAGGACATGGAGACCTTCCGCCATTCCAAACGCGTCTTCCGTTATGCTATGGATATCAGCGAACTGCTGGACATCGACTCCATTTCCAAAAGGAATTTCACCCTGGGTGCGCTTATCCATGATATCGGCAAGCTAGAGATCCCCTGGAACATCCTTAACAAGAAAGACAAGCTTGCACCTGAGGAATGGGAAATGGTCAAATGGCATGTCACCTGGGGCAAAAAAATGGCGCTTACCAATGATAAATTCAAGGAACTCGCTCCCTATATCGAGCTCCATCATGAACGTTACGACGGCAAAGGGTATCCCTACGGCTTCAAGGGCGAAGAAATCCCCCGTCTCTGCCGGATGCTGACCATTATCGACTCCTTTGATGCGATGACTACCGAAAGGCCATACCAGCCGACCAAGTCCTTTGAAGAAGCGATTATTGAGCTGCGGGCCTGTGCTGGAAGCCAGTTTGATCCGGAGCTCACCGAATTTTTCATTGAATACATCGAAACCCGGGAGCACCGCACCGGAGATACTGCAGTATAA
- a CDS encoding DUF5317 domain-containing protein, with amino-acid sequence MVYDGIIFGLIVGFFRGGLRHGLVQFSNIRLKAGWIFPLLLVFQFLMYDIQERSSTVAAASGYIYIAVYVVGLIFLWLNRHNKGFWLILTGVFLNFLVMLVNGGRMPVSYEAASVLDPVYLQMLKSGDAVTKHFLLDASTRLPFLGDIIPLSSPYPRTQAISIGDVVMNLGIFLYLLNIMTPAAVDLKSQPKVQG; translated from the coding sequence ATGGTGTACGATGGCATCATCTTCGGACTGATAGTAGGGTTCTTCCGGGGCGGATTAAGACACGGCCTCGTTCAGTTCAGCAACATCCGGCTCAAAGCAGGCTGGATCTTCCCCCTGCTGCTGGTATTCCAATTTTTGATGTATGATATTCAGGAGCGGTCGTCCACTGTAGCCGCAGCCAGCGGGTATATTTATATCGCTGTGTATGTGGTGGGGCTGATTTTTTTATGGTTAAACCGGCACAACAAAGGATTCTGGCTGATCTTGACGGGCGTATTCCTCAATTTTCTGGTTATGCTTGTCAACGGGGGGAGAATGCCGGTATCTTATGAGGCAGCGTCTGTACTGGATCCGGTTTACCTGCAGATGTTAAAAAGCGGCGATGCTGTCACCAAGCACTTTCTGCTTGATGCTTCAACCCGTTTGCCTTTTCTGGGCGACATCATCCCCCTATCCAGCCCTTATCCGCGGACGCAGGCCATCAGTATTGGCGATGTTGTAATGAATCTCGGGATTTTTCTATACCTCCTGAATATTATGACACCTGCCGCAGTTGACCTGAAATCGCAGCCCAAAGTGCAGGGATAA
- a CDS encoding metal-sensitive transcriptional regulator, whose protein sequence is MAPNEDKQSPESCDSGCHTPGERKSHHSAEFKNGLATRLNRIEGQIRGIKGMIERDTYCDDVLNQLAAVQAALGGVGKLLLEGHMRSCIIERIEAGEHEVIDELLITVNKLMK, encoded by the coding sequence ATGGCACCGAACGAAGATAAGCAATCTCCTGAATCATGCGACAGCGGCTGTCATACTCCCGGTGAACGGAAGAGTCATCATTCGGCGGAATTTAAGAATGGACTTGCTACCCGTCTGAACCGGATAGAGGGTCAGATTCGCGGTATTAAAGGCATGATCGAACGGGATACTTATTGTGATGATGTACTGAATCAGCTTGCGGCAGTACAGGCTGCGCTCGGCGGAGTCGGAAAGCTGCTGCTGGAAGGGCATATGAGAAGCTGCATCATCGAGCGGATTGAAGCCGGAGAGCATGAGGTTATCGACGAGCTGCTGATTACGGTCAACAAGCTCATGAAATAG
- a CDS encoding copper ion binding protein — MSNAILTVEGMSCGHCVSAVEKAVSGLGAAAKVDLQAKKVAVEYDENNVSLNDIKAAIEDQGYDVV, encoded by the coding sequence ATGTCAAATGCAATATTAACTGTAGAAGGAATGTCCTGCGGACACTGTGTCAGTGCTGTAGAGAAAGCCGTAAGCGGCCTGGGTGCTGCTGCTAAAGTTGACCTGCAGGCCAAGAAGGTAGCGGTCGAGTACGATGAGAACAACGTAAGCCTGAACGATATTAAAGCTGCTATTGAAGATCAGGGATACGACGTAGTGTAA
- a CDS encoding heavy metal translocating P-type ATPase — protein sequence MEKTSESGQQQATLQITGMTCSACAARIEKGLSRMEGVSRANVNLALEQATVGFDPSVAGLPQIEEKIRSLGYDTLKESADFDITGMTCAACSARIEKVLGRMPGIAAVNVNLALETAHVEYTPGNISTADIMEKVSSIGYKASLKQDRKETADQRGQEIVRKRNKWIISAVLSFPLLWAMVGHFSFTSWIPAPELLMYPWFQLALATPVQFIIGWQFYVSAYKALKNGSANMDVLVVLGTSAAYFYSLYLTIDSLRMSGMSHTVDMYYETSAILITLILVGKWFEALAKGRSSDAIRSLMGLQAKTALVVRGGAEMSISVEEVIPGDIVLVKPGTKIPVDGEVIEGLSSVDESMLTGESIPVEKKPGDTVIGATVNKNGMLKIEAHKVGRDTALAQIIRVVEEAQGSKAPIQRIADVISGIFVPIVVVIAVLTFVIWYIWGAPGQFSDALEKAIAVLVIACPCALGLATPTSIMAGSGRAAEFGILFKGGEHLEAAQGIQTVVLDKTGTVTSGKPVLTDIITTTGIPAHGKVLAENRLLSITAAAEKLSEHPLADAIVAGAAGRSLDLPAAEQFQAVPGRGISAVVGGMAVQVGTRRMMEDSGMETEQWTPLMKLLEQEGKTAMLVSVDGDIAGIVAVADTIKETSKAAVARLHEMGIEVVMITGDNKLTAEAIAKQAGIRTVLAEVLPEGKAAEIRRLQSGGRKVAMVGDGINDAPALATADTGMAIGTGTDVAMEAADITLMRGDLMSIPDAILMSRRTMANIKQNLFWALAYNTIGIPIAALGFLAPWLAGAAMAFSSVSVVLNALRLQRVKL from the coding sequence ATGGAAAAGACGTCAGAATCCGGCCAGCAGCAGGCGACCCTGCAGATTACAGGCATGACCTGCTCCGCTTGCGCGGCCCGGATTGAGAAAGGGCTGTCGCGCATGGAGGGGGTATCGCGGGCCAATGTAAATCTTGCACTGGAGCAGGCGACGGTGGGCTTTGACCCTTCGGTTGCAGGTCTGCCGCAAATTGAAGAGAAAATCCGCTCACTTGGCTATGATACGCTTAAGGAATCGGCGGATTTTGATATCACAGGCATGACTTGTGCGGCCTGCTCGGCCCGGATCGAGAAAGTGCTCGGACGGATGCCCGGCATTGCGGCGGTGAACGTGAATCTGGCGCTGGAGACAGCTCATGTGGAGTATACTCCCGGCAATATCAGCACCGCAGATATTATGGAGAAGGTCAGCAGCATCGGCTACAAGGCATCATTGAAACAGGACCGCAAAGAGACAGCCGACCAGCGGGGCCAGGAAATTGTACGCAAGCGCAATAAGTGGATTATCTCGGCTGTTCTGTCCTTTCCGCTGCTATGGGCAATGGTCGGCCATTTCTCCTTCACTTCTTGGATTCCGGCGCCGGAGCTGCTGATGTATCCCTGGTTTCAGCTTGCACTTGCTACTCCGGTGCAGTTCATTATCGGCTGGCAGTTCTATGTGAGCGCCTATAAAGCGCTGAAGAACGGCAGTGCCAACATGGACGTGCTGGTGGTGCTGGGAACCTCGGCGGCGTATTTTTACAGCTTGTACTTAACGATAGACTCTCTCCGGATGAGCGGGATGAGCCATACGGTAGATATGTATTATGAGACCAGCGCGATTCTGATTACACTGATTCTGGTAGGCAAATGGTTCGAGGCCTTGGCGAAGGGACGTTCCTCTGATGCAATCAGAAGCTTAATGGGTCTGCAGGCCAAGACTGCACTTGTTGTCCGGGGCGGGGCTGAGATGAGCATCTCTGTAGAAGAGGTGATCCCCGGGGATATTGTGCTGGTGAAGCCGGGAACCAAGATCCCAGTCGACGGTGAGGTTATAGAGGGACTCTCCTCGGTTGATGAATCTATGCTGACAGGCGAGAGTATTCCCGTGGAGAAAAAGCCGGGGGATACGGTGATCGGGGCCACTGTGAACAAGAACGGCATGCTGAAGATTGAGGCCCACAAGGTAGGGCGTGATACCGCACTGGCCCAGATTATCCGGGTAGTGGAGGAAGCACAGGGCTCCAAAGCACCGATTCAGCGAATTGCCGATGTCATCTCGGGTATTTTTGTGCCGATTGTTGTCGTCATTGCGGTGCTGACGTTTGTCATCTGGTATATATGGGGAGCGCCAGGCCAATTCTCTGATGCGCTGGAAAAGGCTATTGCAGTGCTCGTTATCGCTTGCCCTTGTGCTTTGGGACTGGCGACCCCGACTTCAATTATGGCAGGGTCCGGCCGCGCAGCCGAATTCGGGATTCTGTTCAAAGGCGGCGAGCATCTGGAAGCTGCGCAGGGTATCCAAACCGTCGTGCTGGATAAGACAGGAACCGTGACCAGCGGCAAACCGGTGCTCACAGATATTATTACCACCACCGGAATCCCGGCGCACGGCAAAGTGCTGGCTGAGAACCGCCTGCTCTCCATTACGGCGGCAGCCGAGAAGCTGTCGGAGCATCCGCTGGCGGATGCCATCGTAGCCGGTGCTGCCGGGCGGAGCCTTGACCTGCCGGCAGCTGAGCAGTTTCAGGCCGTGCCTGGCAGAGGAATCTCTGCGGTGGTTGGCGGGATGGCGGTGCAGGTCGGAACGCGCCGGATGATGGAGGACAGCGGTATGGAGACCGAACAATGGACACCTCTAATGAAGCTGCTGGAGCAGGAGGGAAAAACCGCGATGCTGGTATCGGTGGATGGAGACATCGCGGGAATCGTGGCGGTGGCCGATACGATCAAGGAGACCTCGAAGGCGGCTGTCGCAAGACTGCATGAAATGGGTATTGAAGTGGTGATGATCACCGGGGACAACAAACTGACCGCCGAAGCGATTGCCAAGCAGGCGGGTATACGCACCGTGCTGGCTGAGGTGCTGCCCGAAGGCAAGGCAGCTGAAATCCGCCGCCTGCAGAGCGGCGGCCGCAAGGTGGCGATGGTCGGTGACGGCATCAATGATGCGCCGGCGCTGGCCACGGCGGATACCGGGATGGCTATCGGCACCGGAACCGATGTGGCCATGGAAGCGGCGGATATTACCCTGATGCGTGGGGATCTGATGAGCATTCCCGATGCGATTCTGATGAGCCGCAGAACCATGGCCAATATTAAGCAGAATTTGTTCTGGGCACTGGCTTACAATACAATTGGGATACCGATTGCTGCGCTGGGCTTTCTGGCTCCATGGCTTGCCGGGGCTGCGATGGCATTCAGCTCCGTATCGGTAGTACTCAACGCGCTGCGGCTGCAGCGGGTAAAGCTGTAG
- the nfsA gene encoding oxygen-insensitive NADPH nitroreductase, whose translation MSEEQQFTGGSVSNDTLSLLMKHASVRQFLDTPVSEEQLAAIIGAAQMASTSSNVQAYSVIAVTNPGLKAKLSGYSGNQAYIEQCPVFLVWCADLYRLHETAGPHLGDTPSYEDTTENLIVATVDVALAAQNAAIAAESLGLGIVYIGGIRNNSAAVSELLGLPELVYPVFGMCLGTPAGASGLRPRLPLAAVLHHNGYDKEQTKEQVKLYDKVSSQYMLARTGGQSDIPWSAMMAKRLAEPARLHMKEFLQDKGFMKR comes from the coding sequence ATGAGTGAAGAGCAACAATTCACCGGGGGGAGTGTCAGTAATGACACACTCTCTCTATTAATGAAGCATGCATCCGTCCGCCAGTTCCTGGACACACCCGTAAGCGAGGAACAACTGGCTGCTATTATCGGAGCGGCACAGATGGCTTCCACCTCAAGCAATGTTCAGGCCTATAGCGTCATTGCGGTTACCAATCCCGGCCTAAAGGCTAAGCTCTCCGGTTATTCCGGCAACCAGGCTTATATTGAGCAGTGTCCGGTGTTTCTGGTCTGGTGCGCCGATCTGTATCGGCTGCACGAAACAGCGGGGCCCCATCTGGGAGATACCCCTTCTTACGAGGACACCACGGAGAATCTGATCGTGGCCACTGTTGACGTTGCCCTTGCCGCACAGAACGCGGCCATTGCTGCTGAATCACTGGGCCTCGGGATTGTCTATATCGGCGGTATCCGCAATAACAGCGCAGCAGTGTCCGAGCTGCTGGGCCTCCCGGAGCTGGTCTATCCTGTATTCGGCATGTGCCTGGGAACTCCCGCCGGAGCGTCCGGCCTGCGTCCTCGGCTGCCGCTGGCGGCTGTGCTGCACCATAACGGCTATGACAAGGAGCAGACCAAGGAACAGGTCAAGCTGTATGACAAGGTATCCAGCCAGTATATGCTGGCGCGGACCGGCGGGCAGAGTGATATCCCCTGGTCGGCGATGATGGCGAAGCGGCTGGCCGAGCCTGCCCGGCTGCATATGAAGGAATTTCTGCAGGATAAGGGATTTATGAAGCGGTAA
- a CDS encoding ABC transporter ATP-binding protein, translated as MEYVIEMEQVSKVFHGKRAVDGISFTIGKGSVTAILGPNGAGKTTMLSMLLGLTEPTEGRVRVFGLPPKHGAVRERSGAMLQEVSVMDRLKVHEIISLIRSYYPQPLAEEALYAATGLEAADLKRYAEKLSGGQKRSLGFALALAGNPDLLFLDEPTVGLDTTARRRFWETVRGLAAQGKTILFTTHYLQEAEDIADRILLFSRGALVADGSPEEIKSRLVQRSLSFLPAGDAGELRRQLEQLAVIKGISDRDGRIHVTTDNTDEALRVIFTGGFAVKDVRIDQGRLDAAFEQLTLEPEAVQP; from the coding sequence ATGGAATATGTAATTGAGATGGAGCAGGTCAGTAAAGTATTTCACGGCAAAAGAGCAGTGGACGGCATCAGCTTCACCATCGGCAAGGGCTCGGTTACGGCAATTCTTGGGCCCAATGGGGCGGGTAAAACCACGATGCTGTCGATGCTGCTGGGTTTGACCGAACCTACGGAGGGACGGGTCCGTGTATTCGGCTTACCGCCCAAACATGGCGCGGTCCGGGAGAGAAGCGGAGCGATGCTGCAGGAGGTAAGCGTCATGGACCGGCTCAAGGTACATGAGATTATTTCGCTGATCCGCAGCTACTATCCGCAGCCGCTGGCGGAGGAAGCGCTGTATGCAGCCACAGGGCTCGAAGCGGCTGATCTGAAACGGTATGCCGAGAAGCTGTCAGGCGGGCAGAAGCGCAGCCTTGGCTTTGCCTTGGCACTAGCAGGAAATCCTGATCTGCTGTTTCTGGATGAGCCGACGGTAGGGCTGGACACGACGGCACGGCGGCGGTTCTGGGAGACGGTGCGCGGACTGGCCGCGCAAGGTAAGACCATTCTGTTCACCACGCACTATCTGCAGGAGGCTGAGGATATTGCCGACCGGATTCTGCTGTTCAGCAGGGGGGCGCTGGTCGCAGACGGAAGCCCCGAGGAGATTAAATCGCGGCTGGTGCAGCGCTCGTTGTCTTTTCTGCCGGCGGGAGATGCCGGCGAGCTGAGAAGACAGCTTGAGCAACTGGCGGTGATTAAGGGAATCAGCGATCGGGACGGCCGGATTCATGTGACAACTGACAATACGGATGAAGCGCTCAGAGTTATTTTTACCGGCGGATTTGCTGTGAAGGATGTGCGGATAGATCAGGGAAGGCTCGATGCAGCTTTTGAACAATTAACCTTGGAACCGGAGGCGGTACAGCCATGA
- a CDS encoding ABC transporter permease, giving the protein MKLLMNQCKAELLRILRNPYYVFWSLIMPIMFYFIFTKVVNTGAEDAGQWQAHYLMSMSAFSVMGSSIMTLGIRLVQERTQGWNTFIRITPLPSSVYFFGKMFGQTIMHLFSVLCIFAAGYLMNGVSLSPAEWLLSGLWIVAGALPFMALGTLIGFMKRVDTASGVSNVLYMALALLGGMWMPLDILPQAVQRIGRWLPSYNYGDGAWRVVQGGHPQWSGVLILLGYLAMFMLLSGYIRKKQEAV; this is encoded by the coding sequence ATGAAATTACTGATGAACCAATGTAAGGCGGAGCTGCTGCGGATTCTGCGCAATCCCTATTATGTGTTCTGGTCCCTGATCATGCCGATTATGTTCTACTTTATCTTCACCAAAGTGGTGAATACAGGAGCAGAGGATGCCGGGCAGTGGCAGGCGCACTACCTGATGTCCATGTCGGCGTTCAGCGTGATGGGTTCATCCATTATGACACTCGGCATCCGGCTGGTTCAGGAACGCACCCAGGGCTGGAATACCTTCATCCGGATCACACCGCTGCCGTCCTCTGTTTATTTCTTCGGCAAAATGTTCGGGCAGACGATCATGCACCTCTTTTCGGTTCTTTGTATTTTTGCGGCAGGTTACTTGATGAATGGAGTGTCGCTAAGTCCGGCGGAGTGGCTGCTTAGCGGCCTTTGGATTGTAGCCGGTGCACTGCCGTTTATGGCTTTGGGGACGTTGATCGGATTCATGAAGCGGGTCGATACAGCCAGCGGTGTCAGCAATGTCTTATATATGGCGCTAGCGCTGTTAGGCGGGATGTGGATGCCGCTGGATATTCTGCCGCAGGCGGTTCAGCGGATCGGCAGATGGCTGCCCTCCTACAACTACGGGGACGGGGCGTGGAGAGTGGTGCAGGGAGGCCATCCGCAGTGGAGCGGGGTGCTGATTTTGCTCGGCTATCTGGCAATGTTTATGCTACTATCTGGATATATCCGAAAAAAACAGGAAGCGGTGTAA